Proteins encoded within one genomic window of Lynx canadensis isolate LIC74 chromosome B2, mLynCan4.pri.v2, whole genome shotgun sequence:
- the LOC115514708 gene encoding putative olfactory receptor 2B8 yields MERANGSTSSGFLLLGFSDRPQLETPLFVVILMGYVLSCIGNGTIILLSLRDPRLHTPTYCFLSNLSFMDLCLTTCTVPQTLANLKGRDKTITYGGCVTQLLIALGLGGVECVLLSVMAYDRYAAVCRPLHYLTIMHPQLCLRLVLTAWLTGFGSSVLQTALTMTLPLCGRNQVDHFFCEVPVMLKLACADTSIIEAEVFTVSVFFLVVPLSLILVSYGHITRAVLKIKSAQGRRKAFGTCGSHLMVVVIFFGTLISMYLQPPSSYSQDVNKSIALFYTLVTPLLNPLIYTLRNKEVKGALRRLLLGKEQVGGHHTLLCPQEAGNISRMK; encoded by the exons ATGGAAAGAGCGAATGGCAGCACCTCCTCAGGATTCCTCCTCCTGGGCTTCTCCGACAGGCCTCAGCTGGAGACGCCTCTCTTTGTGGTCATCCTGATGGGCTATGTCCTGAGCTGCATAGGCAATGGCACCATTATACTCCTGTCGCTGCGGGACCCTCGCCTGCACACCCCCACGTATTGCTTCCTCTCCAACCTCTCTTTCATGGACCTGTGTCTGACCACCTGCACCGTCCCTCAGACTCTGGCCAACCTCAAGGGGCGGGACAAGACCATCACCTATGGCGGCTGCGTGACCCAGCTCCTCATCGCCCTGGGGCTCGGGGGCGTGGAGTGTGTGCTCTTGTCGgtcatggcctatgaccgctacgCCGCCGTGTGCCGCCCACTGCACTACCTGACCATCATGCACCCGCAGCTCTGCCTGCGCCTGGTGCTAACCGCTTGGCTCACAGGGTTCGGCAGCTCGGTGCTACAGACGGCCCTGACCATGACCCTGCCCCTGTGTGGGAGAAACCAGGTGGACCATTTCTTCTGTGAAGTGCCGGTGATGCTCAAGCTGGCCTGCGCCGACACCTCCATCATCGAAGCTGAAGTCTTCACGGTCAGTGTCTTCTTCCTCGTGGTGCCTCTGTCGCTCATCTTAGTGTCCTACGGCCACATCACCAGAGCCGTCCTGAAGATCAAATCGGCCCAGGGCAGGCGGAAGGCCTTCGGAACCTGCGGTTCCCACCTCATGGTGGTGGTCATCTTCTTTGGCACACTCATCTCCATGTACCTCCAGCCTCCCTCCAGCTACTCGCAGGATGTCAACAAAAGCATTGCTCTCTTCTACACTCTGGTGACTCCCCTACTGAATCCCCTCATTTACACTCTGAGGAACAAGGAGGTCAAGGGGGCGCTGAGGAGACTG CTACTGGGGAAAGAGCAGGTGGGAGGACATCacaccctcctctgtccccaggaaGCAGGAAATATCTCCCGAATGAAATGA
- the LOC115514756 gene encoding putative olfactory receptor 2B8 gives MWYERMDQENGSSFTGFILLGFSDRPQLERVLFVVLLIFYLLTLLGNTTIIALSLLDPHLQTPMYFFLSNLSFLDLCYTTSTVPQLLVHLRGPDKSISFGGCVAQLFVSLGLGCTECILLGVMAFDRYAAVCRPLHYTVIMHPRLCALMASASWFIGFANASLQTVLIFLVPLCGRKKIDHFFCDVAPLLKLACVDTTRNEDEIFFASVIILLIPVALITFSYGQIVRAVLRIQSATGQRKAFGTCGSHLTVVSLFYGSAIYAYVQPSNNYSQDQGKFISLFYTIITPMANPFIYTLRNKDVMEAMRKVLCRGYDSR, from the coding sequence ATGTGGTATGAAAGGATGGACCAGGAAAATGGAAGTTCTTTCACTGGCTTTATCCTGCTGGGTTTCTCTGACCGGCCTCAGCTGGAACGAGTCCTCTTTGTGGTTCTTCTGATCTTCTATCTGCTCACCCTGCTGGGAAACACAACCATCATTGCGTTGTCCCTCCTGGACCCACACCTGCAGactcccatgtactttttcctgtCCAACCTAAGCTTTCTGGACCTGTGTTACACGACCAGCACTGTTCCTCAGCTGCTGGTTCATCTCAGGGGACCAGACAAGTCTATCTCCTTCGGTGGCTGTGTAGCTCAGCTGTTTGTCTCTCTAGGGTTGGGATGCACAGAATGCATTCTGTTAGGGGTGATGGCATTTGACCGCTACGCAGCCGTCTGCAGGCCCCTGCACTACACAGTGATCATGCACCCCCGTCTCTGTGCCCTGATGGCTTCTGCGTCGTGGTTCATTGGCTTTGCCAACGCCTCGTTGCAGACGGTGCTCATCTTTCTTGTACCACTTtgtgggagaaagaaaatagaccACTTCTTTTGTGATGTCGCCCCACTGCTCAAACTTGCCTGTGTTGACACCACTAGGAATGAGGATGAGATCTTCTTTGCCAGTGTGATCATTCTCCTCATACCTGTGGCATTAATCACGTTCTCCTATGGTCAGATAGTCAGGGCAGTGTTAAGAATACAGTCAGCCACAGGGCAGAGGAAAGCGTTTGGGACATGTGGGTCCCACCTCACGGTGGTCTCCCTGTTCTATGGCTCGGCCATCTACGCTTACGTCCAGCCCAGCAACAACTACTCCCAGGATCAGGGCaagttcatttctctcttctacaCCATCATCACCCCCATGGCCAACCCCTTCATATATACCCTGCGGAACAAAGATGTGATGGAGGCAATGAGGAAGGTGTTGTGTAGGGGCTATGACTCCAGATGA